In Massilia violaceinigra, one DNA window encodes the following:
- a CDS encoding helix-turn-helix domain-containing protein, protein MKPPVSTNSPPEVGATLQRLRLARGLTLEDLSRIAGVSKSMLSQIEREKANPTIAITWRLANALGVAIGELLSAETRPVETIRVLDAHETPTLPGTHAGYVLRILGPMDLAGKYEWYELTLAPGGELASQAHDPGTSEHMTVLHGTMELEVGSDKKKIKLGGTARYPADQNHVIRNAGKTEAKALLVVVHR, encoded by the coding sequence ATGAAACCACCTGTATCGACCAATTCTCCACCTGAAGTAGGCGCCACCTTGCAGCGTTTGCGGCTGGCGCGCGGCCTGACCCTGGAGGACTTGTCCCGGATCGCCGGCGTGTCGAAATCCATGTTATCGCAAATCGAAAGGGAGAAGGCGAACCCCACGATTGCGATCACGTGGCGTTTGGCCAACGCCCTGGGCGTGGCCATCGGCGAGCTGCTGTCGGCCGAAACGCGCCCGGTCGAGACCATCCGCGTGCTCGACGCCCACGAAACGCCGACCCTGCCCGGCACCCATGCCGGCTACGTGCTGCGCATCCTGGGACCGATGGATCTTGCTGGAAAGTACGAGTGGTATGAGCTGACCCTGGCGCCGGGCGGCGAACTGGCGTCGCAGGCCCACGATCCGGGCACCAGCGAGCATATGACGGTGCTGCACGGCACCATGGAACTGGAAGTGGGCAGCGACAAGAAGAAAATCAAGCTGGGCGGCACGGCGCGTTACCCGGCCGACCAGAATCACGTGATCCGCAACGCCGGCAAGACCGAGGCCAAGGCTTTGCTGGTGGTGGTGCACCGCTGA
- a CDS encoding putative bifunctional diguanylate cyclase/phosphodiesterase codes for MMLRFNSLEGRIVTLFLVLIVAVQAIGLVVIEQGINANARSSIATELVNGEKVFRKLMEQNAQKQRFSAQVLARDTAFVQAIGNGDEDDRATIASALVNSGRRARADLTMLIDGERRVTVENGIVKNGSLEKLVLGLLDQAEQNDGASAVAIVDQRPVQVVIMPVKAPVTIAWVVMGFVLDRQLVLDMRQLSQLEVAIFTRQPDGPWTPFESTLPAAAMPAVARALQALPENLARPFDLDAGGIRYSARLLPLGLEGGRHADVVLARSIDDATAEYTSLQRTLMILTIVATLVACGVAVITAMRIAQPLRHLAGTARRMELGDYDGRIDLARKDEIGALAKAFAGMRDGIAKREQEIRRLAYWDSLTDLPNRAQFVLQLGEALAEARQREHVVFVLMMDLDRFKHVNDVMGHAFGDVLLQKVAERLRALLGETQPQACLARLGGDEFVVLLPASSIDHAHKVAAGILRALEAPLSLEDQTVDIGAGLGMAAFPINGADPESLLSMAEVAMYAAKQRNDGAVAYDAAMDKSSAKSLSLLTELRNAIERNEFRLHVQPKIRLDTGEVVGVESLVRWAHPERGNVFPDEFIPFAEQTGFIRVLTRWVLDQSGALCSQLQRQGIHLKISVNLSTRDLLDQDLPAKFRDILTRHQLAAGSFCLEITESAIMDDPVRAQQTLERLHAMGVDLSIDDFGTGYSSLAYLKRLPVDELKIDKSFVLNMENDIGDTKIVRSTIDLGHNMGLRVVAEGIESEAVWRLLAALGCDQGQGYFMSRPIAADKLVGWIAAWTPPARSALPYSDTVGSA; via the coding sequence ATGATGCTGCGTTTCAACAGCCTGGAAGGGCGCATCGTCACCCTGTTCCTGGTGCTGATCGTGGCGGTGCAGGCGATCGGCCTGGTGGTGATCGAGCAAGGCATCAATGCCAACGCGCGCTCGAGCATCGCCACCGAACTGGTCAACGGCGAAAAAGTCTTCCGCAAGCTGATGGAGCAGAACGCCCAGAAGCAGCGCTTCAGCGCCCAGGTGCTGGCGCGCGACACCGCCTTCGTGCAAGCCATCGGCAACGGCGACGAGGACGACCGCGCCACCATCGCCTCGGCGCTGGTCAACAGCGGGCGCCGCGCGCGCGCCGACCTGACCATGCTGATCGATGGCGAACGCCGCGTCACCGTCGAAAACGGCATCGTCAAGAACGGCTCGCTCGAAAAGCTGGTCCTCGGCCTGCTCGACCAGGCCGAGCAGAACGATGGCGCCAGCGCGGTCGCCATTGTCGACCAGCGCCCGGTGCAGGTGGTGATCATGCCGGTCAAGGCGCCGGTCACCATCGCCTGGGTGGTGATGGGTTTCGTGCTCGACCGCCAGCTGGTGCTCGACATGCGCCAGCTCTCGCAGCTGGAAGTGGCGATCTTCACGCGCCAGCCGGACGGCCCGTGGACGCCGTTCGAGTCGACCCTGCCCGCCGCGGCCATGCCGGCCGTGGCGCGCGCGCTGCAGGCGCTGCCCGAGAACCTGGCGCGCCCGTTCGATCTCGACGCCGGCGGCATTCGCTACAGCGCGCGCCTGCTGCCGCTCGGCCTCGAGGGCGGACGCCACGCCGACGTGGTGCTGGCGCGCTCGATCGACGACGCCACCGCCGAATACACCAGCCTGCAGCGCACCCTGATGATCCTCACCATCGTCGCCACCCTGGTCGCCTGCGGGGTGGCGGTGATCACCGCGATGCGCATCGCGCAGCCGCTGCGCCACCTGGCCGGCACCGCGCGGCGCATGGAACTGGGCGACTACGACGGCCGCATCGACCTCGCACGCAAGGATGAAATCGGGGCCCTGGCCAAGGCCTTCGCCGGCATGCGCGACGGGATCGCCAAGCGCGAACAGGAAATCCGCCGTCTGGCCTACTGGGATTCGCTGACCGACCTGCCCAACCGCGCCCAGTTCGTGCTGCAGCTGGGCGAGGCGCTGGCCGAGGCGCGCCAGCGCGAGCACGTAGTGTTCGTGCTGATGATGGACCTGGACCGCTTCAAGCACGTCAACGACGTCATGGGCCACGCTTTCGGCGACGTCCTGCTGCAAAAGGTGGCCGAGCGCCTGCGCGCGCTGCTCGGCGAGACCCAGCCGCAAGCCTGCCTGGCGCGCCTGGGCGGCGACGAATTCGTGGTGCTGCTGCCGGCGTCCTCGATCGACCATGCGCACAAGGTCGCCGCGGGCATCCTGCGCGCGCTCGAAGCGCCGCTCTCGCTGGAAGACCAGACGGTCGACATCGGCGCCGGTCTCGGCATGGCCGCCTTTCCGATCAACGGCGCCGATCCCGAGTCGCTGCTGTCGATGGCCGAAGTGGCGATGTACGCCGCCAAGCAGCGCAACGACGGCGCCGTGGCCTACGACGCCGCCATGGACAAGTCCAGCGCCAAGTCCCTGAGCCTGCTCACGGAACTGCGCAACGCCATCGAGCGCAACGAATTCCGCCTGCACGTGCAGCCCAAGATCCGGCTCGATACCGGCGAAGTGGTGGGCGTGGAGTCGCTGGTGCGCTGGGCCCATCCGGAGCGCGGCAACGTGTTCCCGGACGAGTTCATTCCGTTCGCCGAGCAGACCGGCTTTATCCGCGTGCTCACGCGCTGGGTGCTGGACCAGTCGGGGGCGCTGTGCAGCCAGTTGCAGCGGCAGGGCATCCATCTGAAAATCTCGGTCAACCTGTCCACGCGCGACCTGCTCGACCAGGACCTGCCGGCCAAGTTCAGGGACATTCTCACGCGCCACCAGCTGGCGGCCGGCTCGTTCTGCCTCGAAATCACCGAGAGCGCGATCATGGACGACCCGGTGCGCGCCCAGCAGACGCTCGAGCGCCTGCACGCCATGGGCGTCGATTTGTCGATCGACGACTTCGGCACCGGCTACTCGTCGCTCGCCTACCTCAAGCGCCTGCCGGTCGATGAACTCAAGATCGACAAGTCGTTCGTGCTGAACATGGAAAACGATATCGGCGACACCAAGATCGTGCGCTCGACCATCGACCTGGGTCACAACATGGGCTTGCGCGTGGTGGCCGAGGGCATCGAGAGCGAGGCCGTATGGCGCCTGCTGGCCGCGCTCGGCTGCGACCAGGGCCAGGGCTACTTCATGAGCCGCCCGATCGCGGCCGACAAGCTGGTTGGCTGGATCGCCGCCTGGACCCCGCCGGCCAGGTCGGCGCTGCCGTATTCGGATACGGTCGGTTCGGCCTGA
- a CDS encoding methylamine utilization protein → MKPLLRLISCAGMSLASAAAAATAITVQVNDSSGKPLADVVVAAEPDGGAAVPKTLKAAEIEQRGLRFLPLVSVIQTGSRVSFPNYDKVKHHIYSFSPAKKFDQKLYSGVAATPQVFDKAGIVVLGCNIHDRMLAYIKVVDTPFFAKTDAAGVARIEVPAAGKYTLSSWHFNMAGAAVEQAVAVKPGEGATAASVKLTMKPPAPDADSPGAGASY, encoded by the coding sequence ATGAAACCATTACTTCGTCTGATCAGCTGTGCCGGGATGTCGCTGGCCAGCGCCGCCGCTGCCGCCACCGCCATTACGGTGCAGGTCAATGACAGCAGCGGCAAGCCGCTGGCCGACGTGGTGGTGGCGGCCGAGCCGGACGGCGGCGCGGCCGTCCCAAAGACGCTCAAGGCGGCCGAGATCGAGCAGCGCGGCCTGCGCTTCCTGCCGCTGGTATCGGTGATCCAGACCGGCAGCCGTGTCTCGTTCCCGAACTACGACAAGGTCAAGCACCATATCTACTCCTTCTCGCCCGCCAAGAAATTCGACCAGAAGCTGTACTCCGGCGTGGCGGCCACGCCACAGGTGTTCGACAAGGCCGGCATCGTCGTTTTGGGCTGCAATATCCACGACCGCATGCTCGCTTACATCAAGGTGGTCGACACCCCGTTCTTCGCCAAGACCGACGCCGCCGGCGTGGCCCGCATCGAGGTCCCCGCGGCCGGTAAATACACGCTCTCGTCCTGGCACTTCAACATGGCCGGCGCCGCCGTCGAGCAAGCCGTCGCGGTCAAGCCGGGCGAGGGCGCCACCGCCGCCAGCGTCAAACTCACCATGAAGCCGCCCGCGCCGGACGCCGACTCGCCGGGTGCCGGTGCGTCTTACTAG
- the kbl gene encoding glycine C-acetyltransferase, which yields MSEQAKSAFFSGLQQNLDTLREQGLYKPERVLASRQGAEVVADDGRTLINMCANNYLGLSGDLQTQQASIDATEKYGYGLSSVRFICGTQTVHKELEKAISQFLGTEDTILYAAAFDANGGVFEPLFDENDAIISDALNHASIIDGIRLCKAGRYRYQHNDMADLEVQLQAAIAAGKRHKVIVTDGVFSMDGTIAQLDKICDLADKYGALVMIDECHASGFMGKTGRGTHEHHNVMGRIDIITGTLGKALGGAMGGFTAARKEVIDTLRQKSRPYLFSNTLAPSIAGASLSVLERISTSTELRDRLHENTAYFRKEIERIGFTIKPGTHPVVPVMLFEAPVAQRFAARMYELGVLLSGFFYPVVPMGQARVRVQLSAAHTREQLDTVLKAFEQAGRELGILKNQEH from the coding sequence ATGAGCGAGCAAGCGAAGAGTGCGTTTTTCAGCGGCCTGCAGCAAAACCTGGACACGCTGCGCGAACAGGGCCTGTACAAGCCGGAACGCGTGCTGGCGTCGCGCCAGGGCGCCGAAGTGGTGGCCGACGATGGCCGCACGCTGATTAATATGTGCGCCAACAATTACCTCGGCCTGTCGGGCGACCTGCAAACGCAGCAGGCGTCGATCGACGCCACCGAAAAGTACGGCTACGGCCTGTCGTCGGTGCGCTTCATCTGCGGCACCCAGACCGTGCACAAGGAACTCGAAAAAGCGATCTCGCAGTTCCTGGGCACTGAAGACACGATTTTGTACGCGGCCGCTTTCGACGCCAACGGCGGTGTGTTCGAGCCGCTGTTCGACGAGAACGACGCCATTATTTCCGACGCGCTCAATCACGCCTCGATCATCGACGGCATCCGCCTGTGCAAGGCGGGCCGCTACCGCTACCAGCACAACGACATGGCCGACCTCGAAGTGCAGCTGCAGGCAGCGATTGCCGCCGGCAAGCGCCACAAGGTCATCGTCACCGACGGCGTGTTCTCGATGGACGGCACCATCGCCCAATTGGACAAGATCTGCGACCTGGCCGACAAATACGGCGCGCTGGTGATGATCGACGAATGCCATGCCTCCGGCTTCATGGGCAAGACCGGGCGCGGTACGCACGAACACCACAACGTCATGGGCCGCATCGACATCATCACCGGCACCCTGGGCAAGGCTCTGGGCGGCGCGATGGGCGGCTTTACCGCCGCGCGCAAGGAAGTGATCGACACGCTGCGCCAGAAATCGCGTCCGTATCTGTTCTCGAACACGCTGGCGCCATCGATTGCCGGCGCCTCGCTGTCGGTGCTGGAGCGGATCTCGACGTCGACCGAACTGCGCGACCGCCTGCACGAAAACACTGCCTACTTCCGCAAGGAGATCGAGCGCATCGGCTTCACCATCAAGCCGGGCACGCACCCGGTGGTGCCGGTGATGCTGTTCGAGGCGCCCGTGGCGCAGCGCTTCGCGGCGCGCATGTACGAACTGGGCGTGCTGCTGAGCGGCTTCTTTTACCCGGTGGTGCCGATGGGGCAGGCGCGGGTGAGGGTGCAGCTGTCGGCCGCGCACACGCGCGAACAGCTCGACACGGTATTGAAAGCATTCGAACAGGCCGGGCGCGAGCTGGGCATTCTCAAGAATCAAGAACACTAA
- a CDS encoding alkaline phytoceramidase produces MQLAHARPNIALYVAAFLAAAMLLAGPILQPAGYHAFADERPLSGLANAADVLSNLGFLVIGLFGLLHVRPARAAHTMFFVAIVLTGVGSSWYHLAPDDTRLIWDRLPIALACVSLLAAALDDAFPARFAPLPTLAVLCGLGAASVFWWSATGNLGPYLLIQLAPLVLVPLLQWQTGAAPAQRRAFGVAIGLYVLAKLCELADGAILNAIHAVSGHTLKHLLAALAALVLTRMIAARH; encoded by the coding sequence ATGCAGCTCGCCCACGCCCGACCCAACATCGCCCTGTACGTTGCCGCCTTCCTGGCCGCCGCCATGCTGCTGGCCGGTCCGATCCTGCAGCCCGCGGGTTACCACGCCTTCGCCGACGAGCGCCCGCTCTCGGGCCTGGCCAACGCCGCCGATGTGCTGTCCAACCTTGGTTTCCTGGTCATCGGCTTGTTCGGCCTGCTGCACGTGCGCCCCGCGCGGGCCGCCCACACCATGTTCTTCGTCGCGATCGTGCTGACCGGCGTCGGCTCCTCCTGGTATCACCTGGCCCCTGACGACACACGCCTGATCTGGGACCGCCTGCCGATCGCGCTGGCCTGCGTGTCGCTGCTCGCCGCCGCGCTGGACGATGCCTTCCCCGCGCGCTTCGCGCCGCTGCCCACCCTGGCCGTGCTGTGCGGCTTGGGAGCGGCCAGTGTGTTCTGGTGGTCGGCCACCGGCAACCTCGGCCCTTACCTGCTGATCCAGCTGGCCCCGCTGGTGCTGGTGCCGCTGCTGCAGTGGCAGACTGGCGCCGCGCCCGCGCAGCGGCGGGCGTTTGGTGTCGCCATCGGCCTGTACGTGCTCGCCAAGCTGTGCGAACTGGCCGATGGCGCCATCCTGAACGCCATCCACGCCGTCAGCGGCCACACGCTCAAGCACCTGCTGGCCGCGCTGGCGGCCCTGGTCCTGACCCGCATGATCGCGGCAAGGCACTGA
- a CDS encoding prolyl oligopeptidase family serine peptidase — protein sequence MQMRHAVLVASLLAAFGGQALAQAPTPACAPGGTPTTYPVTKKVEQQDMYHGTSIADPYRWLEDANSAETKEWVDAQNKVTQSYLGQIGERAAIKERLTKLWNYERYSVPYKESGRYFYSRNNGLQNQAVLFTMKSLSDEPRLLLDPNTLAADGTVALAGTAVSPDGKYLAYGTAASGSDWNEWKVRDIDTGKDLDDHLKWVKFSGASWTKDGKGFFYSRYDAPEEAAKLAGINYFQKLYYHKVGTPQSEDTLVYDRPDEKEWGFGGEVSNDGKYLIITAYKGSAQKSRMFYKDLTKPGSKVVPLIDNFEAFYNFIDNDGPVFYFSTDKNATRSRLIAIDIRKPAEKQWKEIIPETAHTLVGVSLVNNQFIAEYLADARSVVKVMDRKGKLVRDIALPGIGSVSGFDGKRGDSETFYSFTGFTNPTTTYRLDMKTGVSTVFRKPIVDFDPNAYETRQQFYTSRDGTKVPMFIVSKKGLKLDGSNPTYLYGYGGFNVSLTPSFSTANLAWMEMGGVYVVANLRGGGEYGQGWHTAGTKLQKQNVFDDFIGAAEWLVANKVTSPAKLAIGGGSNGGLLVGAAMTQRPELFAAAIPQVGVLDMLRFHKFTIGWAWISDYGSSDNADEFKALVKYSPLHNLKAGSCYPATMITTADHDDRVVPAHSFKFAAAAQAAQAGAAPILIRIDVKAGHGAGKPTTKMIEEVADRWGFLSRALRMNEPAKVAAQ from the coding sequence ATGCAAATGAGACATGCAGTCCTCGTCGCCAGCCTGCTCGCCGCATTCGGCGGCCAGGCTCTGGCCCAGGCCCCGACCCCGGCTTGCGCACCCGGCGGCACGCCAACGACCTATCCGGTCACGAAAAAAGTCGAGCAGCAGGATATGTATCACGGCACCAGCATCGCCGACCCGTACCGCTGGCTCGAAGACGCCAACAGCGCCGAGACCAAGGAGTGGGTCGACGCCCAGAACAAGGTCACCCAGTCCTACCTCGGCCAGATCGGCGAGCGCGCGGCCATCAAGGAGCGCCTGACCAAGCTGTGGAACTACGAGCGCTACAGCGTGCCGTACAAGGAAAGCGGGCGCTATTTCTACAGCCGCAATAACGGCTTGCAGAACCAGGCGGTGCTGTTCACGATGAAGTCGCTGAGCGACGAGCCGCGCCTGCTGCTGGACCCGAACACCCTGGCCGCCGACGGCACCGTGGCCCTGGCCGGAACCGCAGTGAGCCCGGACGGCAAATACCTCGCCTACGGCACCGCCGCATCGGGCTCCGACTGGAACGAGTGGAAGGTGCGCGACATCGACACCGGCAAGGACCTGGACGACCATCTGAAGTGGGTCAAGTTCTCCGGCGCCTCCTGGACCAAGGATGGCAAGGGCTTCTTCTACAGCCGCTACGACGCGCCGGAAGAAGCGGCCAAGCTGGCCGGCATCAACTACTTCCAGAAGCTGTACTACCACAAGGTCGGCACCCCGCAGAGCGAAGACACCCTGGTCTACGACCGTCCGGACGAAAAGGAATGGGGCTTCGGCGGCGAGGTGAGTAACGACGGCAAATACCTGATCATCACCGCCTACAAGGGCTCCGCGCAGAAATCTCGCATGTTCTACAAGGACCTGACCAAGCCGGGTTCCAAGGTCGTGCCGCTGATTGACAATTTCGAGGCCTTTTACAACTTCATCGACAACGATGGCCCGGTGTTCTACTTCAGTACCGACAAGAACGCCACGCGTTCGCGCCTGATCGCCATCGACATCCGCAAGCCGGCCGAGAAGCAGTGGAAAGAGATCATCCCCGAGACCGCGCACACCCTGGTCGGCGTCTCGCTGGTGAACAACCAGTTCATCGCCGAGTACCTGGCCGACGCGCGCAGCGTGGTCAAGGTCATGGACCGCAAGGGCAAGCTGGTACGCGACATCGCGTTGCCGGGTATCGGCTCGGTGTCCGGCTTTGACGGCAAGCGTGGCGACAGCGAGACCTTCTACTCGTTCACCGGCTTCACCAACCCGACCACCACCTACCGCCTGGACATGAAAACCGGCGTGAGCACGGTGTTCCGCAAGCCGATCGTGGACTTCGATCCGAACGCCTACGAAACGCGCCAGCAGTTTTACACGAGCCGCGATGGCACCAAGGTGCCGATGTTCATCGTCTCAAAAAAGGGCCTCAAGCTCGATGGCAGCAATCCGACCTACCTGTACGGCTACGGCGGCTTTAACGTCTCGCTGACCCCGAGCTTCTCGACGGCCAACCTGGCGTGGATGGAAATGGGCGGCGTGTACGTGGTGGCCAACCTGCGCGGCGGCGGCGAATACGGCCAAGGCTGGCACACGGCGGGCACCAAGCTGCAAAAGCAGAACGTGTTCGACGACTTCATCGGCGCGGCCGAGTGGCTGGTGGCGAACAAGGTGACCTCGCCGGCGAAGCTGGCCATCGGTGGCGGCAGCAATGGCGGCCTGCTGGTCGGTGCGGCGATGACGCAGCGTCCGGAACTGTTCGCGGCGGCTATTCCGCAGGTGGGCGTGCTCGATATGCTGCGCTTCCATAAATTCACGATCGGCTGGGCGTGGATTTCGGATTACGGTTCGTCCGACAATGCGGATGAATTCAAGGCGCTGGTGAAGTATTCGCCCCTGCATAACCTGAAGGCGGGATCGTGCTACCCGGCGACCATGATCACCACGGCCGACCATGACGACCGCGTGGTGCCGGCGCACAGCTTCAAGTTCGCGGCGGCGGCGCAGGCAGCCCAGGCAGGCGCGGCGCCGATCCTGATCCGCATCGATGTGAAGGCGGGCCATGGCGCCGGCAAGCCGACCACCAAGATGATCGAGGAAGTGGCCGACCGTTGGGGCTTCCTGAGCCGCGCCTTGCGCATGAACGAGCCGGCCAAGGTGGCGGCGCAGTAA